The Pseudomonas entomophila genome segment GCGCCACGCGGATGCTCTTGTCGCTGCCGACGAACTCCACCAGGTTGAGGTCGGCCACATCCACTTCCGGCGCATCAGCGGCCTGCTCGGCGTGCTCCACCGCGTCGGCCTTGGCCTCCGGCGGCGTCGCGCCGAACGATTCCTCGTGGTAATTCTTCATGTCGAAGCCGACGGCCTCGAGCATGCGCTTGACCGCGCTCATGTAGGGGGTCGGGCCACAGCAGAAGATGGTGCGTTCGAGATAATCCGGGGCGATCAGCTCCATCAGCCGCTGGTTCAGGTAGCCGCGGTAACCGGCCCACGGCTCACCCAGCCCGTGCTTCTCGCAAATGATGTGCAGGCTGAAGTTGGGGATGCGCGAGGCCATCTGCTCCAGCTCGCGGTGGTAGATGATGTCCTTCGGTGAACGGGCGCTGTGCACGAACACCATGTCGACGTTGGCGTTGGTGTCGTAGAACCAGCGGGCCATGGACATCACCGGGGTGATGCCGACACCACCGGAAAGATAGAGCACCTTGCCCGCCGGGAAGTCGATGGCATTGAACAGCCCCACCGGCCCGTGCACCGGCAGTTCGGCGCCTTCGTGCATGGTGTCGTGGAGGAAGTTCGATACCAGCCCGCCCGGCACGCGCTTGACGGTGATGGAGAAGCTGTAGGGCACCGACGGCGAACTGGAGATGGTGTACGAACGCATCACCGGCTTGCCTTCGATCTCCAGCTCGAGCGTCACGAACTGCCCGGGCTTGAAGAAGAACATGATCGGCTGGTCGGCCATGAAGCAGAAGGTGCGCACGTCCCAGGTCTCCTGGATGACCTTGACGCAGCGCACGATGTGGCGGCCATTGGCCCAGGTCTGGGTGGTGACCGGATTGAGGAAGGTATCGGACATGTTCATCTCCAGCAGCCGACTGTCGGCCTTTCTTATGGTTCCGATAATGCGCAAGCCGGGGGCTGTGTACATTCCCATCCGCGACATCGGCGTGCTTATCGCGACCAGCCCCGCGCTACAAGGGTTGGCGCGTCGGAATTCGATTCGGCCATGTCGCCCGTGGACATGGCCGTTTCCCGGCTCGAACGCACACTCCGGCAAAAGAACAGGTTGTTTATCCACAGCAGCCTTGCGGCATAAAAACAACGACACGATTAGCCACCTTTCGCCGGCCGACCACGGCCCTGAGGACCACACGATGGACGTCACCGCAACCCTGAGCCTGGGCGATCCACTGGAACCTGCACGCAAAGCCACCGCCGAGATGCTGCAGACCCGCGAGCGCACCTACTCGCTGCCGCAACCGTTCTACAGCGACGAACGCCTGTTCCAGATCGACATGCAGGAGATCTTCCACAAGGAGTGGCTGATCGCCGGCCTGGTGTGCGAGATCCCGGCCAAGGGCAACTACATCACCCTGCAGATCGGCAAGAACCCGATCATCGTGGTGCGTGGCGCGGAAGGTAAGGTGCATGCCTTCCACAACGTCTGCCGCCACCGCGGCTCGCGGCTGTGCGTCAGCGAGAAGGGCAAGGTGGCCAAGCTGGTGTGCCCCTACCACCAGTGGACCTACGAGCTCGATGGCCGCCTGTTGTTCGCCGGTACCGAGATGGGCGCCGACTTCGACATGAACCAGTACGGCCTCAAGCCTGTGAACGTGAAGGTGGCCGGTGGTTACATCTTCATCAGCCTGGCCGAGAACCCGCCGGCCATCGACGAGTTCCTGGCCACGCTCGAGCATTACATGGAACCCTACGACATGGAGAACACCAAGGTGGCGGTGCAGACCACCTTGATGGAAAAGGCCAACTGGAAGCTGGTGCTGGAGAACAACCGCGAGTGCTACCACTGCAACGGCTCGCACCCCGAGTTGCTGAAGACGCTGCTGGAATGGGACGACACCAACGACCCGCGTGCCAGCCAGGAATTCAAGGACCACGTGGCCGCCTCCGCCGCCGCCTGGGAAGCCGAAAAGATCCCCTACCTGCACAAGAGCCACGGCCTGCGTAACCGCATCGTGCGCATGCCGCTGCTCAAGGGCACCGTGTCGATGACCATGGACGGCAAGCAGGCGTGCCAGAAGCTGATGGGCCGCATCAAGAACCCGGACCTGGGCTCGATGCGCATCCTGCACCTGCCGCATTCGTGGAACCACTGCATGGGTGACCACATGATCGTGTTCACCGTATGGCCGATCAGCGCGCAGGAGACCATGGTCACCACCAAGTGGCTGGTGCACAAGGACGCGGTGGAGGGGGTGGACTACAACCCCGAAGAGATGCGCAAGGTGTGGGACGCCACCAACGACCAGGACCGCCGCCTGGCCGAAGAGAACCAGCGCGGGATCAACTCCACGGCGTACCAGCCAGGGCCTTATTCGAAAACCTATGAATTCGGCGTGGTGAATTTCATCGATTGGTACAGCCAGCGCCTGCTGAACAACCTTGGCGCCGAGCCTGCGTCGTACCTCAAGGAGATCAAGGCGCAGTAAGCCCATAGCTAGCGACGCTGGCTCCTACACCTGGCCTGTAGGAGCCAGCCTTGCTGGCGAACAAACACACCGCCATTCGCCAGCAAGGCTGGCTCCTACAGGTTACATGCGGCATCAGAATGCTCGGTGCCAGTGGTCACTGTCCACCTAGACTCTCCCGCTCACAAGGGAGATCACAGATGAACCCCGCACATGCGCGACACCTACGAAAAGGTCGCTACTCCGAAACAGGTCGTCTCTACATCGTCACCAGTGTGGTGGACGAGAGGCAACCTCTGTTCGCCGACTTCCACCTCGCGCGCGCAATGGTCGCTCAGTTGCGCCATGCCCACGACCAGCAGTGGGTATGCAGCCTCTGTTGGGTGGTCATGCCCGACCACTTCCACTGGCTAATCGAACTGCGCCAGATCGAGCTCTCCAACCTCATGCGCAGGGTCAAATCCAGAAGCACGCTGCTCATCAACAAAGCTGCCTCCCGCCAAGGCCGCCTCTGGCAAAAGAATTTCCACGATCATGCCCTGCGCAAGGACGAGGATATCCGCTCAGCCGCTCGCTATATCGTCAGCAACCCCCTACGGTCGGGGCTCGTACGCAGCTTGCGCAACTATCCGCACTGGGACGCTGTCTGGCTCTGATCAGAAAACGTACAAACCACCGCAACCCACGCCCTGCAGGGTGCACAGACACCCACCAACACTTTATCCACAGCACGGCCAACAGCAATTGTGGAAACTCCTCAAAAAAATTCAGGCATAGATC includes the following:
- the gbcB gene encoding glycine-betaine demethylase subunit GbcB, whose protein sequence is MSDTFLNPVTTQTWANGRHIVRCVKVIQETWDVRTFCFMADQPIMFFFKPGQFVTLELEIEGKPVMRSYTISSSPSVPYSFSITVKRVPGGLVSNFLHDTMHEGAELPVHGPVGLFNAIDFPAGKVLYLSGGVGITPVMSMARWFYDTNANVDMVFVHSARSPKDIIYHRELEQMASRIPNFSLHIICEKHGLGEPWAGYRGYLNQRLMELIAPDYLERTIFCCGPTPYMSAVKRMLEAVGFDMKNYHEESFGATPPEAKADAVEHAEQAADAPEVDVADLNLVEFVGSDKSIRVAPGETVHAAAAKVGLMIPKACGMGICGTCKVLKLGGEVEMEHNGGITEEDEAEGYILSCCSVPKGDVRIEY
- the gbcA gene encoding glycine-betaine demethylase subunit GbcA; its protein translation is MDVTATLSLGDPLEPARKATAEMLQTRERTYSLPQPFYSDERLFQIDMQEIFHKEWLIAGLVCEIPAKGNYITLQIGKNPIIVVRGAEGKVHAFHNVCRHRGSRLCVSEKGKVAKLVCPYHQWTYELDGRLLFAGTEMGADFDMNQYGLKPVNVKVAGGYIFISLAENPPAIDEFLATLEHYMEPYDMENTKVAVQTTLMEKANWKLVLENNRECYHCNGSHPELLKTLLEWDDTNDPRASQEFKDHVAASAAAWEAEKIPYLHKSHGLRNRIVRMPLLKGTVSMTMDGKQACQKLMGRIKNPDLGSMRILHLPHSWNHCMGDHMIVFTVWPISAQETMVTTKWLVHKDAVEGVDYNPEEMRKVWDATNDQDRRLAEENQRGINSTAYQPGPYSKTYEFGVVNFIDWYSQRLLNNLGAEPASYLKEIKAQ
- a CDS encoding REP-associated tyrosine transposase, yielding MNPAHARHLRKGRYSETGRLYIVTSVVDERQPLFADFHLARAMVAQLRHAHDQQWVCSLCWVVMPDHFHWLIELRQIELSNLMRRVKSRSTLLINKAASRQGRLWQKNFHDHALRKDEDIRSAARYIVSNPLRSGLVRSLRNYPHWDAVWL